In Neofelis nebulosa isolate mNeoNeb1 chromosome 7, mNeoNeb1.pri, whole genome shotgun sequence, the following proteins share a genomic window:
- the SLC25A29 gene encoding mitochondrial basic amino acids transporter isoform X2, with translation MERPQYRGTLHCFQSIVKQESVLGLYKGLGSPLMGLTFINALVFGVQGNTLRALGRDTPLNQFLAGAAAGAIQCVICCPMELAKTRLQLQDAGPARTYRGSLHCLAHIYRQEGLRGVNRGMASTLLRETPSFGVYFLSYDVLTRALGCEPGDRLLVPKLLLAGGTSGIVSWLSTYPVDVVKSRLQADGVRGAPRYGGFVDCVRQSYRAEGWRVFTRGLASTLLRAFPVNAATFATVTVVLTYARGPEARPEGDAVPAPSGPGLAQPSSL, from the exons ATGGAGAGGCCTCAGTACCGAGGGACCCTGCACTGCTTCCAGTCCATCGTCAAGCAGGAGAGT GTGTTGGGCCTGTACAAGGGCCTGGGCTCGCCCCTCATGGGGCTCACGTTCATCAACGCGCTGGTGTTCGGCGTGCAGGGCAACACCCTGCGGGCGCTGGGCCGCGACACGCCGCTGAACCAGTTCCTGGCCGGCGCGGCGGCGGGCGCCATCCAGTGCGTCATCTGCTGCCCCATGGAGCTGGCCAAGACGCGGCTGCAGCTGCAGGACGCGGGCCCGGCCCGCACCTACCGCGGCTCGCTGCACTGCCTGGCGCACATCTACCGGCAGGAGGGCCTGCGCGGCGTCAACCGGGGCATGGCCTCCACCCTGCTGCGCGAGACGCCCAGCTTCGGCGTCTACTTCCTCTCGTACGACGTGCTGACGCGCGCGCTGGGCTGCGAGCCCGGCGACCGGCTGCTGGTGCCCAAGCTGCTGCTGGCGGGCGGCACGTCGGGCATCGTGTCCTGGCTGTCCACCTACCCCGTGGACGTGGTCAAGTCGCGGCTGCAGGCCGACGGGGTGCGGGGCGCCCCGCGCTACGGCGGCTTCGTGGACTGCGTGCGCCAGAGCTACCGCGCCGAGGGCTGGCGCGTCTTCACGCGCGGGCTGGCGTCCACGCTGCTGCGCGCCTTCCCCGTCAACGCCGCCACCTTCGCCACCGTCACCGTGGTGCTCACGTACGCGCGCGGCCCCGAGGCCCGGCCCGAGGGCGACGCTGTGCCCGCCCCGTCGGGGCCCGGCCTGGCCCAGCCCTCCAGCCTGTGA
- the SLC25A29 gene encoding mitochondrial basic amino acids transporter isoform X1 translates to MALDFLAGCAGGVAGVLVGHPFDTVKVRLQVQSMERPQYRGTLHCFQSIVKQESVLGLYKGLGSPLMGLTFINALVFGVQGNTLRALGRDTPLNQFLAGAAAGAIQCVICCPMELAKTRLQLQDAGPARTYRGSLHCLAHIYRQEGLRGVNRGMASTLLRETPSFGVYFLSYDVLTRALGCEPGDRLLVPKLLLAGGTSGIVSWLSTYPVDVVKSRLQADGVRGAPRYGGFVDCVRQSYRAEGWRVFTRGLASTLLRAFPVNAATFATVTVVLTYARGPEARPEGDAVPAPSGPGLAQPSSL, encoded by the exons ATGGCGCTCGACTTCCTGGCTGGATGCGCTGGGG GTGTGGCAGGCGTGCTCGTGGGACACCCGTTTGACACAGTCAAG GTGCGGCTGCAGGTCCAGAGCATGGAGAGGCCTCAGTACCGAGGGACCCTGCACTGCTTCCAGTCCATCGTCAAGCAGGAGAGT GTGTTGGGCCTGTACAAGGGCCTGGGCTCGCCCCTCATGGGGCTCACGTTCATCAACGCGCTGGTGTTCGGCGTGCAGGGCAACACCCTGCGGGCGCTGGGCCGCGACACGCCGCTGAACCAGTTCCTGGCCGGCGCGGCGGCGGGCGCCATCCAGTGCGTCATCTGCTGCCCCATGGAGCTGGCCAAGACGCGGCTGCAGCTGCAGGACGCGGGCCCGGCCCGCACCTACCGCGGCTCGCTGCACTGCCTGGCGCACATCTACCGGCAGGAGGGCCTGCGCGGCGTCAACCGGGGCATGGCCTCCACCCTGCTGCGCGAGACGCCCAGCTTCGGCGTCTACTTCCTCTCGTACGACGTGCTGACGCGCGCGCTGGGCTGCGAGCCCGGCGACCGGCTGCTGGTGCCCAAGCTGCTGCTGGCGGGCGGCACGTCGGGCATCGTGTCCTGGCTGTCCACCTACCCCGTGGACGTGGTCAAGTCGCGGCTGCAGGCCGACGGGGTGCGGGGCGCCCCGCGCTACGGCGGCTTCGTGGACTGCGTGCGCCAGAGCTACCGCGCCGAGGGCTGGCGCGTCTTCACGCGCGGGCTGGCGTCCACGCTGCTGCGCGCCTTCCCCGTCAACGCCGCCACCTTCGCCACCGTCACCGTGGTGCTCACGTACGCGCGCGGCCCCGAGGCCCGGCCCGAGGGCGACGCTGTGCCCGCCCCGTCGGGGCCCGGCCTGGCCCAGCCCTCCAGCCTGTGA